Proteins encoded in a region of the Pseudomonas sp. PDNC002 genome:
- the modC gene encoding molybdenum ABC transporter ATP-binding protein: MQQETPVRAIEARFQIAYSGFSLDVDLQLPGKGVTALFGHSGSGKTTCLRCVAGLERAPLGRLVVNGEVWQDSAAGVFLPPHKRALGYVFQDANLFEHLSVKRNLTYGMKRVPRDEHRVELKQATELLGIGHLLERMPGHLSGGERQRVGMARALLTSPRLLLMDEPLAALDLKRKAEILPYLERLHDELDIPILYVSHSPDEVARLADHLVLLDQGKAIASGPVMETLARTDLPISHLEDAGVVIDGHVVSHDADYGLLTLALPHCEQRIRLAHAPMEKGRALRIKVQARDVSLSLEPAAHSSILNVLPATVVEIVPTDNPAHRLVKLDVAGTPVLARITRYSHDQLGLHAGQAVWAQIKSVALLA, encoded by the coding sequence ATGCAGCAAGAGACTCCCGTGCGCGCCATCGAGGCCCGGTTCCAGATTGCCTATTCGGGCTTCAGCCTGGACGTCGACCTGCAGTTGCCGGGCAAGGGCGTGACCGCGCTGTTCGGCCATTCCGGTTCTGGCAAGACCACCTGCCTGCGCTGCGTGGCGGGCCTTGAGCGCGCCCCGCTCGGTCGGTTGGTGGTGAATGGCGAGGTCTGGCAGGACAGCGCGGCTGGTGTATTCCTGCCGCCGCACAAGCGGGCGCTGGGCTATGTGTTCCAGGACGCCAACTTGTTCGAGCACCTGTCGGTGAAGCGCAACCTCACCTACGGGATGAAGCGCGTGCCGCGCGACGAGCATCGCGTCGAGCTGAAACAGGCCACCGAGCTGCTGGGGATTGGCCATCTGCTGGAGCGCATGCCGGGACACTTGTCCGGTGGCGAACGCCAGCGCGTCGGCATGGCGCGCGCGTTGCTGACCAGCCCGCGCCTGCTGCTGATGGACGAGCCACTGGCGGCACTGGACCTGAAGCGCAAGGCGGAAATCCTCCCGTACCTGGAGCGCCTGCACGATGAGCTGGATATCCCGATCCTCTACGTCAGCCACTCGCCGGATGAAGTGGCGCGGCTGGCCGATCACCTGGTGCTGCTGGACCAGGGCAAGGCGATTGCCAGTGGCCCGGTGATGGAAACCCTGGCGCGCACCGACCTGCCGATTTCCCACCTGGAAGATGCCGGTGTCGTGATCGACGGCCACGTGGTTTCCCACGATGCTGACTACGGCCTGCTGACCCTGGCTCTACCGCATTGCGAGCAGCGCATCCGCCTGGCTCACGCGCCAATGGAAAAGGGCAGGGCGCTGCGCATCAAGGTGCAGGCGCGGGACGTCAGCCTGAGCCTGGAGCCGGCGGCCCACAGCAGCATCCTCAACGTACTGCCGGCGACCGTGGTCGAGATCGTGCCGACGGACAATCCGGCGCATCGGCTGGTGAAGCTCGACGTGGCCGGCACGCCAGTGCTGGCCAGGATCACCCGCTATTCCCACGACCAGCTAGGCCTGCATGCCGGGCAGGCGGTATGGGCGCAGATCAAGTCGGTGGCGTTGCTAGCCTGA
- a CDS encoding OprD family porin has protein sequence MTRNTLALAIAASSLGLIAQSAHAGGFIEDSKASLTLRNFYINTDNRNGTASPSKQEEWGQGFMLNYSSGFTQGTVGFGVDALGLLGVRLDGGGRSGKAGIDRQPGTIFPLESDGSAVDEFSSLGMTAKAKISKTEFRYGTLQPKLPVVVYNDARLLPMTYEGGQVTSTDIDNLTLTGGQLTHTKGRNSTDWRSMSIAGANGSSASSRDSNKFYFAGGDYKATKNLTLSYYYGELDNFYKQNYLGLVHNWGIGPGTLKSDIRVFISDSDGKNGSASGRADGYVSSGYYGGNSLKGEVDNNVYSGMFTYALGGHSIGAGYQVLTGDSDFPYLNRGDGEGTSTYLISDAQLLKFNRAGERTWIGRYAYDFADLGVPGLTFSVLYLNADNIDTKAGDKGEWERDIALGYVVPEGTFRGLGLAWKNAAMRSGLPAASTPGVPSQRDQDENRLIVSYTIPLL, from the coding sequence ATGACCAGAAATACCCTGGCGCTCGCCATTGCGGCCAGCTCGCTCGGCCTCATTGCGCAATCGGCCCACGCCGGCGGCTTCATCGAGGACAGCAAGGCCAGCCTGACCCTGCGCAACTTCTACATCAACACCGACAACCGCAACGGCACCGCTTCGCCCAGCAAGCAGGAAGAGTGGGGCCAGGGCTTCATGCTCAACTACTCCTCGGGCTTCACCCAGGGCACCGTGGGCTTCGGCGTCGACGCGCTGGGTCTGCTCGGCGTGCGCCTGGACGGTGGCGGCAGATCCGGCAAGGCCGGCATCGATCGCCAGCCGGGCACCATCTTCCCGCTGGAAAGCGACGGCAGCGCGGTGGATGAGTTCAGCAGCCTCGGCATGACCGCCAAGGCGAAGATCTCCAAGACCGAATTCCGCTACGGCACCCTGCAGCCCAAGCTGCCGGTGGTGGTCTACAACGATGCCCGCCTGCTGCCGATGACCTACGAAGGTGGCCAGGTCACCTCCACCGACATCGACAACCTGACCCTGACCGGCGGCCAGCTGACCCACACCAAGGGCCGCAACTCCACCGACTGGCGCAGCATGTCCATCGCTGGCGCCAACGGCAGCAGCGCCAGCTCCCGCGACAGCAACAAGTTCTACTTCGCCGGCGGCGACTACAAGGCGACCAAGAACCTGACCCTGTCGTACTACTACGGCGAGCTGGACAACTTCTACAAGCAGAACTACCTGGGCCTCGTGCACAACTGGGGTATCGGTCCGGGCACCCTGAAGTCCGATATTCGCGTCTTCATCAGCGATTCCGACGGCAAGAATGGCAGCGCCTCCGGTCGCGCCGACGGCTACGTCAGCAGCGGCTACTACGGCGGCAACAGTCTCAAGGGCGAAGTGGACAACAACGTCTACAGCGGCATGTTCACCTATGCCCTGGGCGGCCACAGCATCGGCGCCGGCTACCAGGTGCTGACCGGCGACAGCGACTTCCCCTACCTGAACCGCGGCGACGGCGAAGGCACCAGCACCTACCTGATCTCCGACGCCCAATTGCTGAAGTTCAACCGCGCTGGCGAGCGCACCTGGATCGGTCGCTATGCCTACGACTTCGCCGACCTCGGCGTGCCGGGCCTGACCTTCAGCGTGCTCTACCTGAACGCCGACAACATCGACACCAAGGCCGGCGACAAGGGCGAGTGGGAACGCGATATCGCGCTGGGCTACGTGGTCCCGGAAGGCACCTTCAGGGGCCTGGGCCTGGCCTGGAAGAACGCCGCCATGCGCAGCGGCCTGCCGGCGGCATCCACCCCGGGCGTGCCCAGCCAGCGTGACCAGGACGAGAACCGCCTGATCGTCAGCTACACCATTCCGCTGCTGTAA
- a CDS encoding 4'-phosphopantetheinyl transferase superfamily protein — protein sequence MTALPEFCTPLDADWPLPTPLDGCQLRSTRFDRQRLQAGDFALSKVEAPANIQRSVAKRQAEYLAGRLCARAALLAAGAGTWVPGTDEERAPVWPAGFCGSITHGDGWAAAIVARDSQWRGLGLDIENRLETARAERLAGEILTPNELARLDPQQAALQVTLTFSLKESLFKALFPLVRKRFYFEHAELVSWSAGGHARLRLLTDLSGEWHHGKEIDGQFSLFDDRLLSLVAIPSSDRLN from the coding sequence ATGACCGCCCTTCCCGAATTCTGCACCCCGCTTGACGCCGATTGGCCCCTGCCCACGCCCCTGGACGGCTGCCAGCTGCGCAGCACCCGCTTCGACCGCCAGCGCCTGCAGGCCGGGGATTTCGCCCTGAGCAAGGTCGAGGCACCGGCCAATATCCAGCGCTCCGTCGCCAAGCGTCAGGCCGAGTACCTTGCCGGGCGTCTCTGCGCCCGCGCGGCGCTGCTGGCGGCAGGCGCGGGCACCTGGGTGCCGGGGACGGACGAAGAGCGTGCACCGGTCTGGCCGGCCGGTTTCTGCGGCTCGATCACCCATGGCGACGGCTGGGCCGCGGCGATCGTCGCACGCGACAGCCAATGGCGCGGGCTCGGCCTGGACATCGAGAACCGTCTGGAAACCGCGCGTGCCGAACGCCTCGCCGGAGAAATCCTCACGCCCAATGAACTGGCACGCCTCGATCCACAGCAGGCCGCACTACAGGTCACCCTCACCTTTTCCCTCAAGGAAAGCCTGTTCAAGGCCCTGTTCCCGCTGGTGCGCAAGCGTTTCTACTTCGAGCACGCCGAGCTGGTCAGTTGGTCCGCCGGTGGCCACGCACGCCTGCGGCTGCTCACCGATCTGTCGGGGGAGTGGCATCACGGTAAGGAAATCGACGGGCAATTCAGCCTGTTCGATGACCGCTTGCTGAGCCTGGTCGCCATCCCTTCTTCTGACAGACTCAACTGA
- a CDS encoding dienelactone hydrolase family protein, translating into MRLLTALLLFAFAASASAAIKTQEIPYESTDGTKMIGYFAYDDAKSGIRPGVIVVHEFWGLNDYAKRRARDLAALGYSALAIDMYGDGKHTDHPNDAKAFMAEALKNADAAKARFQAGLELLKKQPQTDPSKIAAIGYCFGGKVVLDMARAGLPLAGVASFHGVLATDTPAQPGAIKAKILVEHGGADTLVPAESVAAFKSEMDNAKADYKLVVQPGAKHSFTNPDADMHKGHGLDVGYDKTADQKSWADLQAFFKEIFDVKPDAQ; encoded by the coding sequence ATGCGCCTGCTCACCGCTTTGTTGCTGTTCGCCTTCGCGGCCAGCGCCTCAGCCGCCATCAAGACCCAGGAGATTCCTTACGAATCCACTGACGGCACGAAAATGATCGGCTACTTCGCCTACGACGACGCCAAGTCCGGCATTCGTCCCGGCGTCATCGTCGTCCATGAATTCTGGGGGCTGAACGACTACGCCAAGCGCCGCGCCCGTGACCTCGCCGCGCTGGGCTACAGCGCACTGGCCATCGACATGTACGGCGACGGCAAGCACACCGACCATCCCAACGACGCCAAGGCTTTCATGGCCGAGGCGCTGAAGAACGCCGATGCCGCCAAGGCGCGCTTCCAGGCCGGCCTCGAACTGCTGAAGAAACAGCCACAGACCGACCCGAGCAAGATCGCCGCGATCGGCTACTGCTTCGGCGGCAAGGTGGTGCTGGACATGGCCCGCGCCGGCCTGCCGCTGGCCGGCGTGGCGAGCTTCCACGGCGTCCTGGCGACCGATACGCCGGCGCAACCGGGGGCGATCAAGGCGAAGATCCTGGTCGAGCACGGCGGCGCCGACACCCTGGTGCCCGCCGAAAGCGTGGCCGCCTTCAAGAGCGAGATGGACAACGCCAAGGCCGACTACAAGCTGGTGGTACAACCGGGCGCGAAGCACAGCTTCACCAACCCTGACGCCGACATGCACAAGGGCCATGGCCTGGACGTGGGCTACGACAAGACCGCCGACCAGAAGTCCTGGGCGGACCTGCAGGCGTTCTTCAAGGAAATCTTCGACGTGAAACCCGACGCGCAGTAA
- a CDS encoding polysaccharide lyase family 7 protein, which translates to MLDLSTWNLTIPQRGPAATISTARLGRDYESPYFHRSANGVEFWVPVNGAHTSGSEYPRTELRETKPDGRLHTWRYPLADNLMVATLRVESVPSSRRMVIGQIHSNGSGSAEALPLVKLVYQQRLDKARVQALVRDRPDDITTRTYTVYDGIPLGESFTYRLGVSTSGVLSVQVNEGHVSQQLDTQWAYQGLYFKAGLYLQDNRGPATEGGRATFTDLSIRHQ; encoded by the coding sequence ATGTTGGACCTGAGCACCTGGAATCTGACCATCCCCCAGCGCGGCCCGGCCGCGACCATCTCCACGGCGAGACTGGGCCGTGACTACGAGAGCCCGTATTTCCACCGCAGCGCCAACGGCGTGGAGTTCTGGGTGCCGGTGAACGGCGCCCACACCTCGGGCAGCGAGTATCCGCGCACCGAACTGCGCGAGACCAAGCCCGATGGCCGGTTGCACACCTGGCGCTATCCGTTGGCGGATAACCTGATGGTCGCCACCCTGCGGGTCGAGTCGGTGCCTTCCAGTCGGCGCATGGTGATCGGACAGATCCACAGCAATGGCAGCGGTAGTGCCGAGGCGTTGCCGCTGGTCAAGCTGGTCTATCAGCAGCGCCTGGACAAGGCGCGGGTACAGGCGCTGGTTCGCGATCGGCCCGATGACATCACCACACGGACCTATACCGTCTACGATGGCATTCCGCTGGGCGAGTCCTTCACCTACCGGCTGGGTGTTTCCACCAGTGGTGTGCTGAGCGTGCAGGTGAACGAGGGCCACGTCAGCCAGCAACTGGACACCCAATGGGCCTATCAGGGCCTGTATTTCAAGGCAGGCCTCTACCTGCAGGACAATCGCGGCCCGGCCACCGAGGGCGGGCGCGCCACCTTCACCGATCTGAGCATTCGACACCAATGA